The Maniola hyperantus chromosome 25, iAphHyp1.2, whole genome shotgun sequence genome segment gggaagtaccctgtaggtttcttgacagacagacaggcaggcagacaacaaagtgatcctataagggttccgtttttccttttgaggtacggaaccctaaaaacgaaaaagGTTTGTTACATCACTGCTTCAATTCTGCTGAATTCAAGCCTTTTTTATCCGACTAGGTACTTGTGAAGTCGCCAATTCGCACTacaccagcgtggcggactatggcctaaaaccttctcattctcagaGACCTGTACTCAGTTGTtggccggtgataggttgatcattatgatcatGGTATTGTATTAGCTTTATCAACCGTATTTCTAAATGCTCTCCTTAAGCTTTTCGGGGCTAACCTTCgaaacggctcaaccgattttgacggatcTTTTGCAGGCAGTTAGAGGGCCTATGCTAGGAATAAGCTAGGCTAAAAGCTGATATTTATACCGGGAAAAAAATTACCTCAATAATGTTTCATTTCCTCGAAGTAGCTCAGTTTCAGGCAGCCTCCATAAAAAAGCGGTCAACTTTTCAATGTCACCCTTTTGCAATAAAGCCTCACAAACGCACAAGACCTGTTCCGAGTTGAAATTCAGAAACCTCCTCATATTCGTGTTGTCATCAGCAAAATACGACTGCCTCGCTCTCTCATTAACATTTTCGAACTGATTATTTATTTCTATCTCAACTAAATTCGGATTGTTTTCGTTCTGAATGCAATTTTTTGTTACTTCATTATAGTATGGACGCGTTCGTTCCTCGTTCACAATTTGAGAAAAAAAATTCGGGTCATTGATAGGCGGGAGTTTGAGttcgaaattcaaatatttCTTGCTTCGCGGACACAGATAAGTTTCGAAGGAGTTCTTATTGCTTTCCTGCAAATAAACCTCTTTTCTGTCATCGTTGCGGGGCGATTTTTGCTTGTTGCacgaaaaatattgtttttcgtTGATTTCTGGTTGGTAGAAGTTGCCGTTTTGCTGTTCGTATGTAAATGATGGTAACGAAGTTTCAGATTCGCTCGTTAGGTCGCTCGAAGGGCTTAGACGGTCCGAACATGACTCCATGTTGGTCGATTTCATTTTTGAAACTTATTAGGCGCGTCCTGAAAAGAACGAGTTGCTTAGGACATGATCGtagaaaaataagtacctacttgggtACCTGGTTT includes the following:
- the LOC117993822 gene encoding homeobox protein SIX6-like translates to MKSTNMESCSDRLSPSSDLTSESETSLPSFTYEQQNGNFYQPEINEKQYFSCNKQKSPRNDDRKEVYLQESNKNSFETYLCPRSKKYLNFELKLPPINDPNFFSQIVNEERTRPYYNEVTKNCIQNENNPNLVEIEINNQFENVNERARQSYFADDNTNMRRFLNFNSEQVLCVCEALLQKGDIEKLTAFLWRLPETELLRGNETLLRARALVAYHRGIYQELYAILETHKFSMNHHKELQSLWMEAHYKEAEKVRGRPLGAVDKYRLRKKYPLPKTIWDGEETVYCFKEKSRTALRDCYYRNRYPNPDEKRALARKTGLTLTQVSNWFKNRRQRDRTPQQSNRPEMLVPAQYVGSQSGLSQSYIPNAYFKIQDASHYLHGNAP